A genomic region of Papaver somniferum cultivar HN1 chromosome 7, ASM357369v1, whole genome shotgun sequence contains the following coding sequences:
- the LOC113297154 gene encoding ranBP2-type zinc finger protein At1g67325-like isoform X3 — MASAKLDNRGSFGSKRSRHEDSRDGGDWTCTQCGNINFAFRIVCNRGKCGAPRPSASPQRRDSLPMHEHFNYPAPYYVGGVGAPPVSHMPPVMPNSYGPPFSFSGMRYDIRAHGNAPGPYGHLSAYPPRPIGGMGYGPARAMDEYGYGFQGSPMPGQWSGGSMADNSALRKRRGVAFVDPLAKSVLFIGILDSAGFVNTQAQMGFLKGIGSALNVKMLILPSELHAT; from the exons ATGGCTTCCGCCAAG CTTGATAATCGGGGTTCCTTTGGATCAAAGAGGTCTCGCCATGAGG ATTCACGAGATGGTGGAGATTGGACTTGTACACAGTGTGGGAATATTAACTTTGCATTCAGGATTGTTTGTAACCGTGGAAAGTGTGGTGCTCCTCGACCATCAGCTTCTCCG CAGAGAAGGGACTCGCTCCCAATGCACGAGCACTTCAATTATCCTGCTCCCTATTATGTTGGAGGTGTTGGAGCTCCTCCAGTTTCACACATGCCACCTGTCATGCCAAACTCTTATGGGCCACCATTTTCATTCTCTGGAATGCGTTATGACATTAGAGCACATGGCAATGCTCCTGGACCCTATGGTCATCTATCTGCATACCCACCTAGACCCATTGGAG GCATGGGATATGGTCCAGCACGTGCTATGGATGAATATGGTTACGGGTTTCAAGGATCTCCT ATGCCAGGGCAATGGTCTGGTGGAAGTATGGCTGATAACAGTGCCTTGCGGAAACGTCGTGGAG TTGCATTCGTCGACCCTCTTGCTAAGAGTGTCTTGTTCATTGGGATACTTGACTCAGCTGGTTTTGTTAACACGCAGGCCCAGATGGGCTTTCTGAAGGGGATTGGATCTGCCCTGAATGTGAAAATGTTAATTTTGCCTTCAGAACTACATGCAACATGA
- the LOC113297154 gene encoding ranBP2-type zinc finger protein At1g67325-like isoform X1 → MASAKLDNRGSFGSKRSRHEDSRDGGDWTCTQCGNINFAFRIVCNRGKCGAPRPSASPQRRDSLPMHEHFNYPAPYYVGGVGAPPVSHMPPVMPNSYGPPFSFSGMRYDIRAHGNAPGPYGHLSAYPPRPIGGMGYGPARAMDEYGYGFQGSPMPGQWSGGSMADNSALRKRRGGPDGLSEGDWICPECENVNFAFRTTCNMKKCGAPRPSSGPASGVPEGSWTCSKCANINYPFRTVCNRKGCGNGKPDSETS, encoded by the exons ATGGCTTCCGCCAAG CTTGATAATCGGGGTTCCTTTGGATCAAAGAGGTCTCGCCATGAGG ATTCACGAGATGGTGGAGATTGGACTTGTACACAGTGTGGGAATATTAACTTTGCATTCAGGATTGTTTGTAACCGTGGAAAGTGTGGTGCTCCTCGACCATCAGCTTCTCCG CAGAGAAGGGACTCGCTCCCAATGCACGAGCACTTCAATTATCCTGCTCCCTATTATGTTGGAGGTGTTGGAGCTCCTCCAGTTTCACACATGCCACCTGTCATGCCAAACTCTTATGGGCCACCATTTTCATTCTCTGGAATGCGTTATGACATTAGAGCACATGGCAATGCTCCTGGACCCTATGGTCATCTATCTGCATACCCACCTAGACCCATTGGAG GCATGGGATATGGTCCAGCACGTGCTATGGATGAATATGGTTACGGGTTTCAAGGATCTCCT ATGCCAGGGCAATGGTCTGGTGGAAGTATGGCTGATAACAGTGCCTTGCGGAAACGTCGTGGAG GCCCAGATGGGCTTTCTGAAGGGGATTGGATCTGCCCTGAATGTGAAAATGTTAATTTTGCCTTCAGAACTACATGCAACATGAAAAAGTGTGGGGCTCCGAGACCCTCTTCT GGTCCAGCATCAGGTGTACCAGAAGGCAGCTGGACGTGTAGCAAATGTGCGAATATCAATTACCCTTTTCGAACAGTTTGCAATCGTAAGGGTTGTGGGAATGGAAAACCAGATTCCGAAACTAGTTGA
- the LOC113297154 gene encoding ranBP2-type zinc finger protein At1g67325-like isoform X2, which translates to MASAKLDNRGSFGSKRSRHEDSRDGGDWTCTQCGNINFAFRIVCNRGKCGAPRPSASPRRDSLPMHEHFNYPAPYYVGGVGAPPVSHMPPVMPNSYGPPFSFSGMRYDIRAHGNAPGPYGHLSAYPPRPIGGMGYGPARAMDEYGYGFQGSPMPGQWSGGSMADNSALRKRRGGPDGLSEGDWICPECENVNFAFRTTCNMKKCGAPRPSSGPASGVPEGSWTCSKCANINYPFRTVCNRKGCGNGKPDSETS; encoded by the exons ATGGCTTCCGCCAAG CTTGATAATCGGGGTTCCTTTGGATCAAAGAGGTCTCGCCATGAGG ATTCACGAGATGGTGGAGATTGGACTTGTACACAGTGTGGGAATATTAACTTTGCATTCAGGATTGTTTGTAACCGTGGAAAGTGTGGTGCTCCTCGACCATCAGCTTCTCCG AGAAGGGACTCGCTCCCAATGCACGAGCACTTCAATTATCCTGCTCCCTATTATGTTGGAGGTGTTGGAGCTCCTCCAGTTTCACACATGCCACCTGTCATGCCAAACTCTTATGGGCCACCATTTTCATTCTCTGGAATGCGTTATGACATTAGAGCACATGGCAATGCTCCTGGACCCTATGGTCATCTATCTGCATACCCACCTAGACCCATTGGAG GCATGGGATATGGTCCAGCACGTGCTATGGATGAATATGGTTACGGGTTTCAAGGATCTCCT ATGCCAGGGCAATGGTCTGGTGGAAGTATGGCTGATAACAGTGCCTTGCGGAAACGTCGTGGAG GCCCAGATGGGCTTTCTGAAGGGGATTGGATCTGCCCTGAATGTGAAAATGTTAATTTTGCCTTCAGAACTACATGCAACATGAAAAAGTGTGGGGCTCCGAGACCCTCTTCT GGTCCAGCATCAGGTGTACCAGAAGGCAGCTGGACGTGTAGCAAATGTGCGAATATCAATTACCCTTTTCGAACAGTTTGCAATCGTAAGGGTTGTGGGAATGGAAAACCAGATTCCGAAACTAGTTGA
- the LOC113294589 gene encoding uncharacterized protein LOC113294589 → MAMTSPIGKTTSLMAETWDFFLAARIAVTEDWQNIHFETDSTTLLNLIVREHSEAPWIIQTMLQEIRDHLQQLRRYVVTHTYMEANQAADGLADFAAKKQLQNGNGSTNSISTNIWEHTCPDFLNVIVMNDSMGTPYPIEVLV, encoded by the coding sequence ATGGCTATGACATCACCAATTGGAAAAACAACGTCACTTATGGCGGAGACATGGGATTTCTTCTTAGCAGCTAGGATAGCAGTTACCGAAGACTGGCAAAACATACACTTCGAAACAGACTCGACAACTTTGTTGAATCTAATTGTACGAGAACATTCAGAGGCTCCATGGATCATTCAAACTATGCTGCAGGAAATACGAGACCATCTGCAACAACTACGAAGATATGTGGTTACACACACGTACATGGAAGCTAACCAGGCAGCGGATGGACTTGCAGACTTTGCGGCAAAGAAGCAGCTACAAAACGGAAATGGCAGCACCAACAGTATATCGACAAACATTTGGGAACACACCTGCCCTgatttcctcaatgtaattgtaATGAATGACTCAATGGGGACCCCCTATCCCATAGAAGTTCTTGtttaa